From a single Streptomyces sp. NBC_01264 genomic region:
- a CDS encoding beta-N-acetylhexosaminidase, translating into MPELIPQPRSARFPADGGTFELADPLLDAGPGTEATARWLRRELGAATGWALAAPVRGEDHAGRPVIRLALRPGLAREAGAESYGIHVEPGVVLLDGADEAGVFYAAQTLRQLLGPDAHRRAPLPGAVWRLPVGDVADGPRFGWRGLMLDVARHFMPKDAVLRYIDLLAAHKLNVLHLHLTDDQGWRVEIKRYPRLTEVGAWRARSRWGHRASPLWNDTPHGGFYTQDDLREIVAYAAERHVRVVPEIDVPGHSQAAIAAYPELGNTDVVDTAALGVWDDWGINENVLAPTEAVLRFYEGVFEELLEVFPAEVSPFVHVGGDECPKAQWRTSAVAQERIRELGVDGEDGLQSWFIRHFDGWLAERGRRLIGWDEILEGGLAPGAAVSSWRGYAGGIAAAEAGHDVVMCPEQQVYLDHRQAGGEDEPMPIGYVRTLEDVYRFEPVPPKLSEEAAAHVLGAQANVWTEVMEDQSRVDYQVFPRLAAFAEAVWSRLPLPEERDYADFEARMTAHYRRLDALGVDYRPPGGPLPWQRRPGVLGRPIEGAPPNV; encoded by the coding sequence ATGCCCGAGTTGATCCCGCAGCCCCGGTCCGCGCGATTCCCGGCCGACGGCGGCACGTTCGAGCTCGCCGACCCGCTCCTCGACGCCGGACCCGGCACCGAGGCCACGGCCCGCTGGCTGCGCCGCGAACTCGGCGCCGCCACCGGCTGGGCGCTGGCGGCCCCGGTCCGCGGGGAGGACCACGCCGGGCGCCCGGTGATCCGGCTCGCGCTGCGCCCCGGCCTCGCGCGGGAGGCCGGGGCGGAGTCGTACGGGATCCACGTCGAGCCCGGCGTCGTCCTCCTGGACGGCGCCGACGAGGCGGGCGTCTTCTACGCCGCCCAGACGCTGCGTCAGCTGCTCGGCCCCGACGCCCACCGGCGGGCCCCGCTGCCCGGCGCGGTGTGGCGGCTGCCGGTCGGGGACGTCGCCGACGGCCCCCGCTTCGGCTGGCGCGGGCTGATGCTCGACGTCGCCCGGCACTTCATGCCCAAGGACGCGGTGCTGCGGTACATCGACCTGCTCGCCGCCCACAAGCTCAACGTGCTGCACCTGCACCTGACGGACGACCAGGGCTGGCGGGTCGAGATCAAGCGCTACCCGCGGCTCACCGAGGTCGGTGCGTGGCGGGCCCGCAGCCGGTGGGGCCACCGGGCCTCGCCGCTGTGGAACGACACCCCGCACGGCGGCTTCTACACCCAGGACGACCTGCGCGAGATCGTCGCGTACGCGGCGGAGCGGCACGTGCGGGTGGTGCCGGAGATCGACGTGCCGGGGCACTCGCAGGCCGCGATCGCCGCGTACCCGGAGCTCGGGAACACCGACGTGGTGGACACGGCGGCGCTCGGGGTGTGGGACGACTGGGGCATCAACGAGAACGTGCTCGCACCCACCGAGGCCGTCCTGCGGTTCTACGAGGGGGTCTTCGAGGAGCTGCTGGAGGTGTTCCCGGCGGAGGTCTCGCCCTTCGTGCACGTGGGCGGCGACGAGTGCCCGAAGGCGCAGTGGAGGACCTCCGCGGTGGCGCAGGAGCGGATCCGCGAGCTGGGGGTCGACGGCGAGGACGGTCTGCAGTCCTGGTTCATCCGGCACTTCGACGGCTGGCTCGCCGAGCGCGGCCGCCGGCTCATCGGCTGGGACGAGATCCTCGAGGGCGGACTGGCCCCGGGAGCGGCCGTCTCCTCCTGGCGCGGCTACGCGGGCGGCATCGCCGCCGCCGAGGCCGGCCACGACGTGGTGATGTGCCCCGAGCAGCAGGTGTACCTGGACCACCGTCAGGCGGGCGGCGAGGACGAGCCGATGCCCATCGGGTACGTACGGACATTGGAGGATGTGTACCGGTTCGAGCCGGTACCGCCGAAGTTGTCCGAAGAGGCCGCCGCCCACGTGCTGGGCGCGCAGGCCAACGTGTGGACCGAGGTGATGGAGGACCAGAGCCGCGTCGACTACCAGGTGTTCCCGCGCCTCGCGGCCTTCGCCGAGGCGGTGTGGTCCCGGCTGCCGCTGCCGGAGGAGCGGGACTACGCGGACTTCGAGGCCCGGATGACGGCGCACTACCGGCGCCTGGACGCCCTCGGCGTCGACTACCGGCCGCCGGGCGGCCCGTTGCCGTGGCAGCGCCGGCCCGGAGTGCTCGGACGCCCGATCGAGGGAGCGCCCCCGAACGTGTGA
- a CDS encoding DUF3039 domain-containing protein, whose product MSTLEPDRGTGTGTLVEPTPQVSHGDGDHERFAHYVQKDKIMESALGGTPVVALCGKVWVPGRDPKKYPVCPMCKEIYESMGPGGDKDKGGKDGK is encoded by the coding sequence ATGAGCACTCTTGAGCCCGATCGCGGGACTGGTACGGGGACCCTCGTAGAGCCGACGCCGCAGGTGTCCCACGGCGACGGCGACCACGAGCGCTTCGCCCACTACGTCCAGAAGGACAAGATCATGGAGAGCGCGCTCGGGGGCACCCCCGTCGTCGCGCTCTGCGGCAAGGTCTGGGTACCGGGCCGGGACCCGAAGAAGTACCCGGTCTGCCCCATGTGCAAGGAGATCTACGAGTCCATGGGCCCTGGCGGGGACAAGGACAAGGGCGGCAAGGACGGGAAGTAG
- a CDS encoding YqgE/AlgH family protein, protein MTEVSSLTGRLLVATPALADPNFDRAVVLLLDHDDQGSLGVVLNRPTPVGVGDVLLPWAPLAKDPGVVFQGGPVALDSALGLAVIPGEEGPLGWRRVHGAIGLVDLEAPPELLAAALGALRIFAGYSGWGPGQLEEELDVGAWYVVDSEPGDVSFPDPERLWRAVLRRQRSELAMVATYADDPSLN, encoded by the coding sequence ATGACCGAGGTGTCCTCCCTCACAGGGCGGCTGCTCGTGGCCACCCCCGCCCTCGCGGACCCGAATTTCGACCGCGCGGTCGTCCTGCTGCTCGACCACGACGACCAGGGCTCGCTCGGTGTCGTCCTCAACCGCCCCACCCCGGTGGGCGTCGGTGACGTCCTGCTGCCCTGGGCCCCGCTGGCCAAGGACCCCGGAGTGGTCTTCCAGGGAGGCCCGGTGGCGCTGGACTCGGCGCTGGGGCTGGCGGTCATCCCGGGCGAGGAGGGCCCGCTCGGCTGGCGCCGGGTGCACGGGGCGATCGGCCTGGTGGACCTGGAGGCCCCGCCCGAACTGCTCGCGGCGGCCCTGGGGGCCTTGCGCATCTTCGCCGGGTACTCGGGCTGGGGCCCGGGGCAGCTGGAGGAGGAACTGGACGTGGGCGCCTGGTACGTGGTCGACTCCGAGCCGGGCGACGTCTCCTTCCCGGATCCGGAGCGGCTGTGGCGCGCCGTGCTGCGGCGCCAGCGCAGCGAGCTGGCCATGGTGGCCACGTACGCGGACGACCCGTCGCTGAACTGA
- the murA gene encoding UDP-N-acetylglucosamine 1-carboxyvinyltransferase: protein MTGISDDVLLVHGGTPLEGEIRVRGAKNLVPKAMVAALLGSEPSRLRNVPDIRDVRVVRGLLQLHGVTVRPGDEPGELVLDPTYVESANVADIDAHAGSSRIPILFCGPLLHRLGHAFIPGLGGCDIGGRPIDFHFDVLRQFGATIEKREGGQYLEAPQRLRGCKIRLPYPSVGSTEQVLLTAVLAEGVTELSNAAVEPEIEDLICVLQKMGAIISVDTDRTIRITGVDRLGGYNHKALPDRLEAASWASAALATGGNIYVRGAQQRSMMTFLNTFRRVGGAFEIDDDGIRFWHPGGPLNAIALETDVHPGFQTDWQQPLVVALTQATGLSIVHETVYESRLGFTSALNQMGAHIQLYRECLGGSACRFGQRNFLHSAVVSGPTKLQGADLVIPDLRGGFSYLIAALAAEGTSRVHGIDLINRGYENFMEKLVELGAKVELPGGDLV, encoded by the coding sequence ATGACCGGCATCAGTGACGATGTACTGCTTGTCCACGGCGGAACCCCGCTCGAGGGCGAGATCCGTGTCCGCGGCGCGAAGAACCTCGTACCCAAGGCGATGGTCGCCGCCCTGCTCGGCAGTGAGCCCAGCCGGCTGCGCAACGTTCCCGACATCCGGGACGTCCGGGTCGTGCGCGGGCTGCTCCAGCTGCACGGGGTGACCGTCAGGCCCGGCGACGAACCGGGCGAGCTGGTCCTCGACCCCACGTACGTCGAGAGCGCGAACGTCGCCGACATCGACGCCCACGCGGGCTCCTCTCGAATCCCGATCCTGTTCTGCGGCCCGCTGCTGCACCGCCTCGGCCACGCCTTCATCCCCGGCCTCGGCGGCTGCGACATCGGCGGCCGTCCGATCGACTTCCACTTCGACGTGCTGCGCCAGTTCGGCGCGACCATCGAGAAGCGCGAGGGCGGTCAGTACCTGGAGGCCCCGCAGCGGCTGCGCGGATGCAAGATCCGCCTGCCCTACCCGTCGGTCGGCTCGACCGAGCAGGTGCTGCTGACGGCCGTCCTGGCCGAGGGCGTCACCGAGCTCAGCAACGCCGCCGTCGAACCCGAGATCGAAGACCTCATCTGCGTCCTGCAGAAGATGGGCGCGATCATCTCCGTCGACACCGACCGGACCATCCGGATCACCGGTGTGGACCGCCTCGGCGGCTACAACCACAAGGCGCTCCCGGACCGGCTGGAGGCCGCCTCCTGGGCGTCCGCGGCGCTGGCGACCGGCGGCAACATCTACGTGCGCGGCGCGCAGCAGCGTTCGATGATGACCTTCCTGAACACCTTCCGCCGGGTCGGCGGGGCGTTCGAGATCGACGACGACGGCATCCGCTTCTGGCACCCGGGCGGTCCCCTCAACGCCATCGCGCTGGAGACGGACGTCCACCCCGGTTTCCAGACCGACTGGCAGCAGCCGCTGGTCGTGGCGCTGACCCAGGCCACCGGCCTCTCGATCGTCCACGAGACGGTCTACGAGTCCCGCCTGGGCTTCACCTCCGCGCTCAACCAGATGGGTGCGCACATCCAGCTCTACCGGGAGTGCCTGGGCGGCAGCGCCTGCCGTTTCGGCCAGCGCAACTTCCTGCACTCGGCCGTCGTCTCGGGGCCCACCAAGCTCCAGGGCGCCGACCTGGTCATCCCCGACCTGCGCGGCGGGTTCTCGTACCTCATCGCGGCGCTCGCCGCCGAGGGCACCTCGCGGGTCCACGGCATCGACCTGATCAACCGGGGCTACGAGAACTTCATGGAGAAGCTCGTGGAACTGGGCGCCAAGGTCGAGCTCCCGGGCGGGGATCTCGTCTAG
- a CDS encoding HU family DNA-binding protein, which translates to MNRSELVAALSERAEVTRKDADAVLAALAETVGEIVAKGDEKVTIPGFLTFERTHRAARTARNPQTGDPIQIPAGYSVKVSAGSKLKEAAKGK; encoded by the coding sequence ATGAACCGCAGTGAGCTGGTGGCCGCTCTGTCCGAGCGCGCCGAGGTGACCCGCAAGGACGCCGACGCCGTTCTGGCCGCGCTCGCCGAGACCGTCGGCGAGATTGTCGCCAAGGGCGACGAGAAGGTCACCATCCCCGGCTTCCTGACCTTCGAGCGCACCCACCGTGCCGCTCGCACCGCGCGCAACCCGCAGACCGGCGACCCCATCCAGATCCCGGCCGGCTACAGCGTGAAGGTCTCCGCGGGCTCCAAGCTCAAGGAAGCCGCCAAGGGCAAGTAG